A single genomic interval of Anolis carolinensis isolate JA03-04 chromosome X, rAnoCar3.1.pri, whole genome shotgun sequence harbors:
- the LOC103280524 gene encoding zona pellucida sperm-binding protein 3 gives MESGVMGLVGLACSLALAVAQRVPSTSVLYECNQTSVHLVLPMDPWGTGMELDPQDLRLGTCPPSSANAQQRLFHFEYRLTECGFARLRSVKMVEYSAYLVHSPLYSQSGLYNRPFTERINCTRYGSEPWVPAQVTSVKGQLLASGGLVFTATFMKEDFRAPSASAAFLLGSQIHLEFGVKASFHQPLRVFVDECVAATSPELSRSLRNYTVIANYGCFVDGKGADSQFLPRRTPGTLRLSLQAFEFLGLHNDVYLHCRISAWDPNILAHPTRKACSFHRDLKRWELLDDLNSPFCQCCDSVCQPPSFRHKRGLKGSPRLASEMGVGQVTVRRRSPNAGHYEWVANSSFALRRRPKGQV, from the exons ATGGAGTCTGGTGTGATGGGCCTGGTGGGCCTGGCCTGCAGCCTGGCGCTCGCTGTGGCTCAGAGAG TGCCCTCCACCTCGGTGCTGTATGAGTGCAACCAGACCAGCGTCCACCTTGTGCTTCCAATGGACCCATGGGGCACCGGGATGGAGCTGGACCCCCAGGACCTGCGCCTGGGCACCTGTCCCCCGTCCTCCGCCAACGCCCAGCAGCGCCTCTTCCACTTTGAGTACCGCCTGACTGAGTGTGGCTTTGCTCGGCTG AGGTCTGTCAAGATGGTGGAGTACTCCGCCTACCTGGTCCACAGCCCCCTGTACAGCCAGAGCGGACTCTATAACCGCCCGTTCACAGAGCGGATCAACTGCACCCGTTACGG GTCCGAGCCATGGGTTCCAGCACAGGTGACATCGGTGAAGGGCCAGCTCTTGGCATCCGGTGGGCTGGTGTTCACGGCAACGTTCATGAAAG AGGACTTCCGTGCCCCCTCCGCCTCGGCAGCCTTCCTCCTAGGCTCACAGATCCACCTGGAGTTTGGGGTGAAGGCCTCCTTCCACCAGCCCTTGAGGGTCTTTGTTGACGAATGTGTGGCAGCGACATCTCCAGAACTGAGCCGGTCCCTCAGGAATTATACCGTTATTGCCAACTATGG GTGCTTTGTGGACGGCAAGGGGGCCGATTCACAGTTTCTCCCAAGAAGAACCCCTGGAACCCTCCGCCTCTCTTTGCAAGCCTTTGAATTTCTTGGCCTTCACAATGAT GTCTACCTCCATTGCCGGATTTCAGCCTGGGACCCCAACATCCTCGCTCACCCCACCAGGAAAGCGTGTTCCTTTCATCGGGACCTCAAGCG gTGGGAACTCTTGGATGATCTCAACAGTCCCTTCTGCCAATGCTGTGACTCAGTGTGCCAACCGCCCAGCTTTCGGCACAAGCGGGGCCTCAAAG GTTCTCCAAGGTTGGCATCCGAGATGGGGGTGGGCCAAGTGACCGTTCGGAGACGGTCTCCGAACGCCGGGCATTACGAGTGGGTTGCCAACAGCTCCTTTGCCCTCCGGAGGAGACCCAAAGGCCAG gTGTGA